In candidate division KSB1 bacterium, the genomic stretch AGACCGCTCCCGACGCAAAACCATGTTCCCGATGATCGCGTGTGATCCAGGGCAGAAAGACTTCGTCCACCATCACCGTCGCTCCGACCGTTGACGCCGTTTCGACAAGTCCGCGCACCAGATCGCCGGACATGCAAACATTCGTCGGATTATGCAAGTTGGTGAGGCAGACCAATCGCGTGCGGTCGGTCAGGAGTGACTTGAGCTCCGCCGCGTCGGGCAAGCAGCCGTGCTCCATTCGGCGCGGAAGGTCCACTACCCGTTCACTCCAAACCTCCACCCCGTTGCGCGGAGGTTCGTACGTCGGTGTCTCAAAGATGGCCTCGCCGCCGCCGGAAAGGGCCGCCCCGGCGATGAGAAAATCGCACTGGCTGGCCCCCTGGGCCAGCAGCACGTTTTCGGGCCGCGCCCCATACCATTCGGCGATGACTTCCTTGAGGCGCTCATGGCCGGCGAAGTTCGGGCCCGTGAGTGCGGGCCGGAACGGTCCGCCCGGCACGCTGTCGAGGCTGGTGAACTGGGTAATACCGCTCCGCGCCAAATTGTAAACCGCGCCTGAGTAGCCGAACTTGGCGAACTCCATCAGCGCAGAAGGCCGCCAATTGATGAACTCGGCGGTGGAGCTATCGGTTTCGAAGTGTAGTGATGGCAAGGGTGTCGAGGAGGGATCGAGGACGCAATCAAACTGCCGTAGAACGAGGCCAAACTGCCGTCATTAATATACCGTATCCAAAGTACGTTCTAACCGTTAGAAAGTCAAGACGGCGGGAACGACCGAAATGCTTAAATAGCCTGAACTTTGCAGATTCTCGTGCGAGGCTCGACTCGATTCGGGGCCGCTGCCGAGGGAACCACTCAACCTGGTGGAGTGGCTTGACAATCCCGAGGCAAAACAGTATCTTAAGTGAATACAAGCAAAAATTGTACCCCGGGGCATGGTTTCCGCCCGGGTGGAACTGCGAACCTCAACCGCCTTGCCCCCTTTTGACCTACTGACCCCCGAGCTGCGCGCCCGACTATCCAGAATTCGATTTCTGCTATTAGATGTGGATGGCGTCCTCACCGACGGACGCCTATCGCTCTCGGACTCCGAAATCGAGGCGAAGACCTACTCTACGCGGGATGGCTTCGCCATCGTCTGGATCAAGAACTACGGCCTCGCCGTTGGCGTTATCTCCGGACGTCGCTCATCCGGAACCGACCGGCGTTGCCGCGACCTCAAGATGGATGAAATTCACCTCGGACACCTGAAGAAGGTTGCCGTCTATGAAGAAATCGCACAGCGGCGCGGTCTCGGCGACGACGAAATCGCCTTTATCGGGGACGATCTGATTGACCTCCCCTTAATGAAGCGAGTCGGGGTGTCCGCTTGTCCGGCAGATGCACACTTCGAAGTCGCGGCGCGCGTTGACGTCGTACTTCGACATCCCGGCGGCAACGGCGCGATTCGGGAGTTCATCGATCTGTGGTTGATGGCGGCGGGCAAGTGGGAGCAGTCCATAGAGGACATCTTCAATGGCAATTATTGATCACACCGTCCCGGTACGGATCAAACCCGAGAGCCTGGCCGTCGCCACGCGTCTGATTCGGATCGAGGCGGAGTCAGTGCGGGCGCTATCGGAACGAATTGACCCGGAATTTGAAAAGGCGGTCGCACTGCTCTCGGCTACCCGGGGGCGTGTGGTGGTGACGGGGATCGGGAAATCCGGTCACATCGGCAGAAAGATCTCCGCGACTTTTGCCAGTACCGGAACGCCGTCGTCGTATCTGCATCCCTCCGAAGCCGCGCACGGCGACCTCGGAATGGTCACCCGGAACGATGCGGTGGTTGTCATCTCAAAGAGCGGATCGACGGACGACTTGTTGAACCTGATGCCGTATTTCAAGCTGCTGAACGTTCCCGTCATCGGTTTGCTCGGCGAAGTGCGAAGTCCGCTGGGCGAGAAATGCGACGTCGTGCTCGATCTGAGCGTGATCGAAGAGGGCTGTCCGCTGGACCTTGCTCCGACAGCCTCCACGACGGCGACGCTGGCGATGGGGGACGCGTTGGCGGTGGCGTTGATGACTGAAAAGGATTTCAAGCCGCAGGATTTCGCGTTTCTGCATCCGGGCGGCGCGCTGGGACGAAGACTGAGCATGCGCGTCGAAGATGTGATGCACACCGGCGAGAATATTCCGATCAGTCCGGCCGACGCCTCCCTGCGCGAGTGCATCGTCGAAATGACGCGCAAGCGCCTCGGCGCCACCTGCATCCTCTCGACCGCGGGGGAACTGGCCGGGATCTTCACGGACGGCGATCTGCGCCGGGCCTTCGAGCGTGGAGTGGAGCTGGAGACTACGCGAGCACTGCAGGTTGCTACCCTCAGACCCAAGACCATCGCTCCGCAAACCCTGGTTGCCCGGGCAGTGAACCTCATGGAGGCATACAATATCCTGGTGTTGCCGGTCGTCGCCCTCGACGGCCACGTGGTCGGCATCGTCCACCTGCACGATCTGCTGAAATCGGGAATCGGCCGGTGACGTTTCCCGCGTTGCTCGCGCTGTTAGCACTTGCCCTGTGCAGCGGCTGCACTAAGATCGGCGGGCCGGACGCCGACAAAGCGGCGGGTGAATTGCCGGAGCAGGAATTGTACAACGCCACGATCCGCTTCTATCAGAGCGAGCGAACCTCCGCGATCCTGCGCGCCGGGCGAATCCGCAAATTCCAAAAGCAGTCCACCGTGCTGTTGGACCAGAGAGTACACATCGATTTCTTCAACCAGGCCGGTCAACACACGACTTCGCTCGTCTCCGATTCAGCCCGCGCGGACGACACCAAGCATGATATGGTCGCCATGGGACACGTGGTCGCGAAGTCCGATAGCGGCGAGATTCTGGAGACGCAATTCCTGCGCTGGGAGAATAAGACGCGACGAATCATCTCTGACGCTCCAGTCAAGCTCTCCACGCCGACCGACACGCTCTTCGGCAGCCATTTTGTCTCGGACGAACACCTGCGAAACTGGCAGATCGAGCAGCCCACAGGCGTAACTTTCCGTGAGCTGGAGCAGCGCGCTCAGCGCGACAGCGCGGCGGGCGCGCCGCCGGACACCGCGGCGAACGAGTGACGTCGATGCTGCGCCGACTCTTATCGCTGATCTTCGTCGTGTGCGCCGTGCGCGGATGGCCGCAAGAGAGCACACCGATCGTGCTGGAGCGCGCCAACTCATTGCAATCGTTTGAAACGAACGGCACGCGCTGGCAGGAGTTGCGCGGCGACGTGATGATGACTCGCGACAGCCTGACCGTTACCTGCCAGAACGCGCTGTACTATCCGGACTCGGGTCTGGTCATCTTCACGAATAACGTCGAGTTCCGCGATCCGACCCGGCTGCTACTCGCCGATGAAGTCATTTACAACGACTTCACGCAGGAAGTTCTGGCCACGAGCAATGTGCGCATCTACCAGCAAGATACGCTGTCGGCGACAGCCCGCAAGGCAAAGTATCGCCAGCGCTTCAAGCAGGCCTGGCTCTACGATGATGTAAGACTCCGCGAGGAGAACCGGCGGATTCTGCTGAGCGGAGCGGTCGGCTACCTGGATCACGAGCGCAATTACGGCTGGGTTGCAGGCAACCCGGTCCTGGTCGAACGAGACTCCTCCCTGAGAGTCACGACCGAAATCCACGGCGATACCGTTATCTACGACGATGCGCTGGATCAAGCGCGATGCGTCGGCAAGGTCACGATCGAACGCGACAGCCTGATCGCCAGCGGTTCCGACCTCGTCTATTCCACGCAGCAGAAGGTCGCCGTGCTCACCGGTTCACCCGTCGCAACGCGGGCGCAGGACGTGATTAACGGCGATACCTTGAAATTGCACTTCGAGGGCGAAGTACTGGATCGCGTCGAGGTGATCGGCAACGCCCTCGCTACCAGCCCCGCGGACAGCGGATTCAGCGAGCCGCGGCACCGGATGGAAGGCCAGCGGATGACGCTCTGGGTTGACAGCTCGCGGATCTCGCGGGCGCTGATTGAAGGCAATGCCATCGCGACCTACTTCGTGCGCGAAGACAGCCAGCCGCGCGGACTGAATATCACCTCCGGCGACCGGCTCCGCGTCTTCTTCGACGAGCACAAGATCTCCCGGATCCGCGTCGAGGGCGGCACCGAAGGCAATTACACTCCGCAACGACTAATGGCCGCTGCCGCCGCCGACACTACGGCCGCCCGACCGCAGAGTACACCGCCGCCGCCGCGCCGCGCGCCGGGTCTGCCACGCAGATAGTCTGCGCCCTCATTTCACCACTTAGGTTCCGGCTCCGTAACGGCGATGAAGCGGAGCTCTATCAGGAGATCAGCAATTGGCGAGTCCGAAGTCTCGTACCAAACCTGCCCACACCGCGACCGAGCCGCCTGCTTCCGCAATGCGGCCGTGGCTGCGCGACGCCATTGCCTGCGCCGCGATCTTCCTCGCGGTCTTCATCATGTTCCCGGAAATGGCAATCAACGGCAAACTCTTCTCGCGCGGAGATGACAGCGAGTCCGCCGCCTCGATGAACGAATTCGCCGTGCAGGAGGCGCAGGCGCGGGAGTATCCGCTCTGGTGCCCATACGTGTTCGGGGGCTTTCCGTCGTTGGCCGCCGGCGGCTATTCGAACTACGAGCACATGGGCATGCCGTACGCGCTGGCCAATCGCTATCTTTCGCCGCGCTACTGGATGGACGTCGTGACCACGCGAGTGCTGTTTTGGGGCGGCTTCGGCGATGAACATTCCAGCGCGCGCTGGCTACTCGCGCTGTTCCTCTATGCCGGGCTGTTCACCTATCTGCTCATGCGCAGTCTGAACTTCGATGCCTTGATTTCGCTGTTCAGTTCACTGCTCATGGCCTGGAATCCGTATCTGATTTCGCTGGCGACGGCTGCGCACGGCGGAAAGATGATGACCTTCATCTATCTGCCGCTGATTCTGCTCTTGACGTGGAACGTCATGAGCAAGCGGCGACTCTTGGATCTGGCTTTGCTGGCGGCGGCCTTCGGCTGGCAAATCGCCGTGGGGGGGCACACGCAGATCCTGTTCTACAGCTTTGCCGCGGTAGGGCTCGTCTATCTGGTCTGGCTGATCTTTGAGCTGAAAGAGCGTCCGTTGGCGCTGGCCTTCAAGCCCGCCGCGTTCATCGGCGTCGCGCTGCTGCTGGGCTTCGCCGTCGGGGCACTTTGGTATGTCCCGCTCCTGAAGTTCGTCGGCTATTCGATTCGCGGCATGGCGCCGGCGTTTGCCGAGACCGCGCAGCCCGGCTATTCGATGGCGGACGCGACGATGTGGTCGTTTCATCCACAGGAGCTGCTCACGTTCGTCGTGCCGTCGTGGTTCGGTCTGAAATCCCCGTACTACTGGGGCGACATGCCGTTCACGTCGTCGAGTTTCTACTTCGGCGTTGTGCCGCTGCTGTTCGCCGTGCTGGCCTTTTTCGGGAAGAAGGACCGCCTGTTCTGGGGATTGTTAGCGGTTTCCGGGTTTGCTTTGCTGCTCTCGTTCGGCAAGCACTTCGAGACCTTCTACGGCCTGTTCTTCGACCACTTCCCCTTCTTCAACAAGTTCCGAACACCGTCGCTGATCCTGCTGTTGGCCGTACTGGCGGGCATCGTGTGGGCGGGTTACGGGTTGCGGTTCGTACTGGGTCTCGGAGAAGACCCAAAGTGGAAGAAACGATTCCTGATTGGCGGGGTCGTCTGTTTGGCGCTGCTGCTGCTGTTTGTCGTGGCCGGCGGAGTCTTCTCCGGACTGTTCGGATCGTTCGCAAAAGCCGGTGAAGAGCGCCAATACAACCCGCAGCAACTCGAGCAGCTCCGGCAGATTCGGTTTGACATGCTGAAGAAAGACCTGTTGTTCTCCTTGTTCTGGTTGACCGCCGCGTTTGCCGCGTGCTGGGCACTCCTGTCGCGCAAGCTGAAGCCGAACCTGTTCCTCATCGGGATGATTCTGATTACGCTGATTGACCTCTGGCGGTTCTCCCATCAGTTCTTCGAGCCGCAGCCGGCCGGAGACGCACTGGCCGGCCTGAAACCCAACAAGGTGGTCGAAGCGCTGAAGTTGGACAAGAGCGTGTTTCGGGTGATGCCGCTCGGTCGAATCGCACAGGACAACCGGTGGGCGGCATGGGAGGTCGCGTCGCTCGGCGGCTATCATGGCGCCAAGATGCGCAGTTATCAGGACTATCAAGACTACGTCTTCACCAAGGGCAGCGATCCGCAAGTTCCGGTCAACTTCGAGTGCTACTCCGCGATGAACTGCAAGTACTTCGTCGCGGAGGGGCAACTACCGCCCGAACTCGGTTATGAGCAGGTCGCTGTGGACCAACAGGCAAAGTGGATCCTCTATCGCAATTCCCACGCGCTCGAACGCGCCTATTTCGTGGACTCCGTGGAAACGATCAGCGACCGCAAGCAGGTGCTGCAACGACTGACGCGCGGCGACTTTGCATGGAACAGCATGGCAACTATTAATGAATCGCTGCCGGGCGCGATCGCGGTCGGCGTGCAGCGGCGGGCCGAGGTCTCTGAGTACATTCCGCACCGGGTGAAGCTGCGCGCCGAAGTCGCCGGCCCGTCCTTCATGGTATTCTCGGATGCCTACTATGAACCGGGTTGGGAAGCGCTGGATAACGGCAAACCCGCCCGGATCTATCTCGTGAACGGCTACGTGCGCGGGCTGTTCTTGCAACCGGGAACTCATGAAATCGAGTACCGGTACGTGGGGACGTACGAGCGGCGCGGCGTGTTGATCGCCACCGTCGCGCATTTCCTCGTGTGGGGACTGGTCGCCGGCTGTTTCCTGTATGAACGGCGGCGCCGACTGGTGGCCGCGGCGTGATGGCGGAACACGATAGCGATGTTCGCATCGAGCGGAGTCGTCCCGAGGCGCTGCGCGAAGCCGCCGTGTTGCGCGGCCGCGATCTCTTGAAGCGCTACGGCCGCCGCACGGTGGTGGACTCGGTCACCGTGCACGTATCAACCGGCGAAATTGTCGGCTTGCTGGGTCCGAACGGGGCCGGCAAGACGACCACGTTCTACATGATGACCGGCATGATCCAGCCGAACGGCGGAGAGATTCTGCTGGGCGACACCGTCATTACGCGCATGCCGATGTACCGGCGGGCGCGGCTGGGCATCGGCTACCTCGCGCAAGAGCCGTCAGTCTTTCGCAAGCTCACGGTCGAGCAGAACCTGATGGCCATTCTGGAGCTGCTCCCCATTCGTCGCCGCGAACGCCAGGAGCGAATGCAGCAATTGCTCGAAGAGTTCACGCTCACGCAGGTGGCGAAGAACAAGGGGTATCAGCTCTCCGGCGGCGAACGTCGCCGCGTCGAAATCGCAAGGTCGTTGGTCACGCGTCCGAAGTTCATGTTGCTTGACGAGCCGTTCGCCGGAATCGACCCCATTGCCGTCAACGATATCCAGCAGATCGTAAAAGGGCTGAAGGGCCGCGGCTTGGGTGTGCTGATCACGGACCACAATGTCCACGAGACCCTGGCCATCACCGACCGCTCCTATCTCCTCTACAGCGGCCGGCTATTGAAAGAGGGCTCAGCCGAGTTTCTGGCCAGTGATGAAGAGGCGCGCCGAATCTACCTCGGCGACACCTTCAAACTGGGTCGGTAGCGGCCGTGCGGCAGGTCTGACCGTGTCATGAGGTATGTCATAGCAATTAGTGCCTCTATCAACCAGCGAAGTCCCCGAGGCAAATCCGTGAGCAGGTCGGACTCCCGATCAAATTCGTTTTCTCTAACTCGTATAAATACAATTATTAATGATTTCTTGAAATCGATGACGGGAACCCGAAACATATGTGCGCAGTGATTGGCATAGGGGTTGCATGTCAGAGGTGGGTGATCAGGCTGGTCTCACGTCAACTCGCTGTGCACGTTCCTGATCACACCCACCCGTAGTCAACCCTCTCTGTCGTCCGGCCTCCAGGTAATGAACCATGACCCAACTCCGGCAAGAATTTCGTCAGCACCAGCGACTTGAGCAGTACCTCCAACCGCAACAGATCCTCCGCAGCGAGCTGATCCAATTGCCCTTGCTCGAGCTCGAACTTCGAGTCCGGCAAGAGCTGGTGGAAAACCCGTTTCTCGAAGAGATCGCCGAGGACGAGGCCATTGTGGACAAGCAGCAAGTCGAGCTGGAATCGGATACCGCGGCGGCAACCTACGAGACTGACCACTCGGAAAATGGGACGACCGAAAAAGCGGCCGAGATAGAATCCGCGCAGGAGGCGACCAAGGAGTCGGACGTTGACTGGGAGAACTTCCTCAGCGATGACGCCGATCAAGGTCTATTCCGGGCCGGAAAGCACATGCCCGATGACATGGTGGAGACCCCGCAGGCTTTCGTGCCCACGCTGTCCGAACACCTTGAGGAGCAGTTGCGATTACAGCGGCTTACCCCGGATGAATTAAAGGTCGGGCAGTACATCATCGGCTCGATCAACAACGACGGCTATCTGAAATACCCGGTCGAAGAAATCGCGCGCGAACTCAATGTGCCGGTGCCGCTGGCGGAGAAGGTGCTGGCCTTGGTCCAGCAACTCGACCCGCCCGGAATCGGGGCGCGACACCCGCAGGAATGCCTGTTGATTCAACTTCGCCAGTGGGACCATCAGGACAAAGCGCGATTGCCAATTCAAATCCTGACCGAGGCCTACGATGACTTGCTCAATAAGCGCTACGAAGTGATCGCCAAAAAGATGAATGTTGCGCTCGACCAGGTTAAGCAGGCCTTCGCCGAGATCCGCAAACTCAACCCCAAGCCGGGCGAAGGCTATTTCGATGAGAAACAGAACTACGTTGTCCCGGACCTGGTCGTGACTCGCGCCGGCGGAGATGACGACGAATTCATCGTCTTCCTGAACGACGGAAATATCCCCAGCTTCCACATCAACACGGCCTACAAGGAGATGTTCCTGTCGGGAAATACCGACAAGAAAGTCAAGGAGTTCGTCACCCGCAAACTCGAGAGCGCCCGCTGGTTCATTAACGCGATTCATCAACGGCAAACCACGATTCTGCGCACCATGCGCGCCATTGTCAAGCGGCAAGAGGGCTTCTTCCGCCACGGCAAGGAACATCTCAAACCGATGATCCTGCAGGATATTGCCGAGGAAATCGGGATGGACATTTCCACGATCTCTCGCGTGACGTCCGGAAAGTACGTGCAGACCGAGTGGGGCGTCTTCGAGCTGAAGTACTTCTTCTCCGAACGCATGGAAACCACCGACGGCGAGGAGATTTCCACGAAAGTCATTAAGGCCCGCCTGCTCGACATCATCGAACAGGAAGGCAAATCAGATCCGCTCTCCGACCAGACCATCGCCGAGATGCTGGCCAAGGAGGGCTACCCCATCGCGCGCCGCACCGTCCAGAAATACCGCGAGCAATTGGCCATCCCGGTCAAGCGCTTGCGGCGAGAGATCTGATTCCCGACGCAGTTTCCGCTCCGGGGCCGGCCTTCCGCCGGCCCTGTTTGTTGCCGGGAGGCCCGGACTTGGCGGATTTGAGCGGAATTGTGTATATTGGGAGCCCGTCGAGCACCGGGAAACTACGCGCGGGTCACCTGTCCAACGGCACGGATCCGGAGCTAACTCTAACTAAATAGCCGTAAACTGGCCCCCATGAGCGATAATCTTCTGACACCCGAGATCGAGTCCTTCCCCGTTCTGCCGCTGCGTGATGTCGTCGTCTTCCCGTCGATGATCTTTCCGTTGCTGATCGGCCGGCCGGGTACGCTCGCCGCCGTCGAACGGGCCATGCTCCTCGAACGCAGGCTGCTGCTGCTGTCGCAGCGCGATCCGAATCAGGAAGAACTGACCCCCGACGATCTCTTCCGCGTGGGGGTCGTCGCCAACATTCTACAGACCCTCAAGCTCCCCAACGGACTGGTCAAGGTGTTGATCGAAGGGCTCTATCGCGCTTCCGCATCGGACATTACCACCGAACAGCAATCCCTCGTCGCCAAAGTTCACCGCCTGCAGTTGCAAAACGTCGATTCGGTCGAAACACGCGCAAACATGAAAGTCGCGCAGCGCCGGTTCCGCGATTACGTGAGTCTGAACCGGCAGTTGCCCGAGGAAGTGCTGATCTCACTCACGTCGGTTACCGAACCTGAGCGGGTCTCCGATTTCATGATGGCGCACCTGCCGCTGCCCGTCGCGCAAAAGCAGGAGGTGCTCGACGAAGCGAATTTGCTCGAACAGTTCGCGATCATCAATCGCGTGCTCGAACATGAAATCGAAATTCTGAAAATCGAGAAGTCGATCGAAGGTCAGGTGCGCGAGAAGATCAGCCGCTCGCAGCGGGTGTACTACCTGCAGGAACAGATGCGGGTGATCAAAAAGGAACTCGGCGAAGAGGGTGACGAAGACTTCGCGGACGTGATCGCCTATCGCAAGCGGATGCGCAAGGCCAAGATGCCGAAGCTGGTGCGCGACCGCGCCGAAGAAGAAATCGAGAAGCTGAAGGGCATGCCGATGATGTCGCCCGAAGCGTCGGTCATCAAGAACTATCTCGATTGGCTGTGCGCGCTGCCCTGGGGAATTCGCACCAAGGATAACCTCGACATCGGCGCCGCGGAGACCATCCTCGATGAAGACCACTTCGGGCTGAAAAAGCCGAAGGAGCGGATTCTCGAGCATCTCGCCGTGCTCAAACGCGTGGACAAGATCAAGGGACCGATCCTCTGCCTCGTCGGTCCGCCCGGCGTCGGCAAGACTTCGCTCGCCCGCTCCGTGGCGCGGGCCATGGGCCGCAAATTCGTGCGCCTCTCGCTCGGCGGCGTGCGCGACGAAGCCGAAATCCGCGGCCACCGCCGTACTTACATCGGGTCCATGCCCGGCCGAATCATCCAATCCATGAAACGCGCGGGATCGATGAACCCCGTCTTCCTGCTCGATGAAATCGACAAGATGGCGTCCGATTTTCGCGGTGATCCGGCGGCAGCGCTGCTGGAAGTCCTCGACCCGGAGCAAAACTCGGCGTTTTCCGATCACTACCTCGAAGTCGATTTCGACCTGTCGCAAATCCTGTTCATCACGACCGCCAATATCCGTCACGACATTCCACTGCCGCTGCAAGATCGCATGGAAGTCATCGAGATCCACGGTTACTTGCGACACGAAAAGCAGCAGATCGCCTCGCACTTCCTGCTGCCCAAGCAAATGCAAGATCACGGCCTGGAGAGCAAGGAGCTCGACGTTACCGCGGCGGCCATGAGCGGGATCATCGATCACTATACCCGTGAATCCGGCGTCCGCGAACTCGAACGAATGCTGGCCCGCGTCTGCCGAAAAGTGGCGCGCGAGAACTCACAGAAAGGACGCGCGCGCGCGCGGCTGACTCCGCTCACCATCGAAAGCTATCTCGGGGTGCCGCCGTTCAAGGAGAATTTGGTTGACCAGATTCATCGCATCGGAAGCGTGGTCGGGCTGGCTTGGACGTCCGTGGGCGGCGACGTGTTGAATATTCAGGCCTCGATCATGAAAGGCAAGGGCAACATTCAGTTGACCGGCCGACTCGGCGAAGTCATGCGTGAATCCGCGCAGGCGGCCATGACCTACTTGCGAGCCTACGGCGGCGCGTGGGGGGTGCCCGTCGATTTCCTGGCTAAGAACGATGTCCACGTCCATATTCCGGAAGGCGCAACACCAAAGGACGGTCCGTCCGCAGGAATTACGCTCGCGACCGCTGTGCTCTCTGCCATCATCAATAAGCCGGTGCCGGCCGACATTGCCATGACCGGGGAGATCACCCTGCGCGGCACGGTCCTGCCGATCGGCGGCTTGCCCGAAAAAACCATGGCCGCGCGACGAGCGCAAATTCGCAAACTGTTCATTCCCTCCGGCAATCGTGTGGATTGGGCCGATCTGGACGCGGAACTCAAAGAAGGGTTCGAGATTCAGTTCGTCGATCAAGTCGAAGAGGTGTGGAACGATATTTTCAAGCAGTCACCGAAGCGCGGCGTGCGCCGCTCCCAGCCGCGCGCCCGCTCTTCCCCGAGCACTCGACCAAACTAAGTTCGACGCCCCGCCGTCGCTCACTGCGCAACAATCAAACGGGCACTTCAGAAGTGCCCGTCTTAACTCAGCTTATCATGGCCGCCTTCAAGATTCCCGAAGCCGAATTCGTGCTCTCCTGCCCGCGCGTGGAGCTGGCGCCAAAACGTCCGTTGCCCGAAATCGCGTTTGCCGGTCGCAGCAACGTCGGCAAATCGTCGCTGATCAACTCGCTCTTGAATCGCAAGCAGATCGCGATGACCTCAAAGGCGC encodes the following:
- the lon gene encoding endopeptidase La, which encodes MSDNLLTPEIESFPVLPLRDVVVFPSMIFPLLIGRPGTLAAVERAMLLERRLLLLSQRDPNQEELTPDDLFRVGVVANILQTLKLPNGLVKVLIEGLYRASASDITTEQQSLVAKVHRLQLQNVDSVETRANMKVAQRRFRDYVSLNRQLPEEVLISLTSVTEPERVSDFMMAHLPLPVAQKQEVLDEANLLEQFAIINRVLEHEIEILKIEKSIEGQVREKISRSQRVYYLQEQMRVIKKELGEEGDEDFADVIAYRKRMRKAKMPKLVRDRAEEEIEKLKGMPMMSPEASVIKNYLDWLCALPWGIRTKDNLDIGAAETILDEDHFGLKKPKERILEHLAVLKRVDKIKGPILCLVGPPGVGKTSLARSVARAMGRKFVRLSLGGVRDEAEIRGHRRTYIGSMPGRIIQSMKRAGSMNPVFLLDEIDKMASDFRGDPAAALLEVLDPEQNSAFSDHYLEVDFDLSQILFITTANIRHDIPLPLQDRMEVIEIHGYLRHEKQQIASHFLLPKQMQDHGLESKELDVTAAAMSGIIDHYTRESGVRELERMLARVCRKVARENSQKGRARARLTPLTIESYLGVPPFKENLVDQIHRIGSVVGLAWTSVGGDVLNIQASIMKGKGNIQLTGRLGEVMRESAQAAMTYLRAYGGAWGVPVDFLAKNDVHVHIPEGATPKDGPSAGITLATAVLSAIINKPVPADIAMTGEITLRGTVLPIGGLPEKTMAARRAQIRKLFIPSGNRVDWADLDAELKEGFEIQFVDQVEEVWNDIFKQSPKRGVRRSQPRARSSPSTRPN
- the rpoN gene encoding RNA polymerase factor sigma-54, which encodes MTQLRQEFRQHQRLEQYLQPQQILRSELIQLPLLELELRVRQELVENPFLEEIAEDEAIVDKQQVELESDTAAATYETDHSENGTTEKAAEIESAQEATKESDVDWENFLSDDADQGLFRAGKHMPDDMVETPQAFVPTLSEHLEEQLRLQRLTPDELKVGQYIIGSINNDGYLKYPVEEIARELNVPVPLAEKVLALVQQLDPPGIGARHPQECLLIQLRQWDHQDKARLPIQILTEAYDDLLNKRYEVIAKKMNVALDQVKQAFAEIRKLNPKPGEGYFDEKQNYVVPDLVVTRAGGDDDEFIVFLNDGNIPSFHINTAYKEMFLSGNTDKKVKEFVTRKLESARWFINAIHQRQTTILRTMRAIVKRQEGFFRHGKEHLKPMILQDIAEEIGMDISTISRVTSGKYVQTEWGVFELKYFFSERMETTDGEEISTKVIKARLLDIIEQEGKSDPLSDQTIAEMLAKEGYPIARRTVQKYREQLAIPVKRLRREI
- a CDS encoding aminotransferase class I/II-fold pyridoxal phosphate-dependent enzyme, with translation MPSLHFETDSSTAEFINWRPSALMEFAKFGYSGAVYNLARSGITQFTSLDSVPGGPFRPALTGPNFAGHERLKEVIAEWYGARPENVLLAQGASQCDFLIAGAALSGGGEAIFETPTYEPPRNGVEVWSERVVDLPRRMEHGCLPDAAELKSLLTDRTRLVCLTNLHNPTNVCMSGDLVRGLVETASTVGATVMVDEVFLPWITRDHREHGFASGAVSINGLDKCWGLDGLRVGWAVGPADLIRRAYRLNNLLGVNQPYMTEDLAWRIMSSPAAIDFLIRNAAKHAEGRSLFDEFVRQTPRAHCVIPAAGITALVILPAGTDDIEFTRGLLTDDETIVFPGSLFNAPGSVRVSFGGPQPEMREGLARLSRRIHAL
- the lptB gene encoding LPS export ABC transporter ATP-binding protein translates to MAEHDSDVRIERSRPEALREAAVLRGRDLLKRYGRRTVVDSVTVHVSTGEIVGLLGPNGAGKTTTFYMMTGMIQPNGGEILLGDTVITRMPMYRRARLGIGYLAQEPSVFRKLTVEQNLMAILELLPIRRRERQERMQQLLEEFTLTQVAKNKGYQLSGGERRRVEIARSLVTRPKFMLLDEPFAGIDPIAVNDIQQIVKGLKGRGLGVLITDHNVHETLAITDRSYLLYSGRLLKEGSAEFLASDEEARRIYLGDTFKLGR
- a CDS encoding HAD hydrolase family protein; protein product: MELRTSTALPPFDLLTPELRARLSRIRFLLLDVDGVLTDGRLSLSDSEIEAKTYSTRDGFAIVWIKNYGLAVGVISGRRSSGTDRRCRDLKMDEIHLGHLKKVAVYEEIAQRRGLGDDEIAFIGDDLIDLPLMKRVGVSACPADAHFEVAARVDVVLRHPGGNGAIREFIDLWLMAAGKWEQSIEDIFNGNY
- the lptC gene encoding LPS export ABC transporter periplasmic protein LptC, which encodes MTFPALLALLALALCSGCTKIGGPDADKAAGELPEQELYNATIRFYQSERTSAILRAGRIRKFQKQSTVLLDQRVHIDFFNQAGQHTTSLVSDSARADDTKHDMVAMGHVVAKSDSGEILETQFLRWENKTRRIISDAPVKLSTPTDTLFGSHFVSDEHLRNWQIEQPTGVTFRELEQRAQRDSAAGAPPDTAANE
- a CDS encoding KpsF/GutQ family sugar-phosphate isomerase yields the protein MAIIDHTVPVRIKPESLAVATRLIRIEAESVRALSERIDPEFEKAVALLSATRGRVVVTGIGKSGHIGRKISATFASTGTPSSYLHPSEAAHGDLGMVTRNDAVVVISKSGSTDDLLNLMPYFKLLNVPVIGLLGEVRSPLGEKCDVVLDLSVIEEGCPLDLAPTASTTATLAMGDALAVALMTEKDFKPQDFAFLHPGGALGRRLSMRVEDVMHTGENIPISPADASLRECIVEMTRKRLGATCILSTAGELAGIFTDGDLRRAFERGVELETTRALQVATLRPKTIAPQTLVARAVNLMEAYNILVLPVVALDGHVVGIVHLHDLLKSGIGR